From one Mycolicibacterium sp. HK-90 genomic stretch:
- a CDS encoding cytochrome b, with product MAVMVIAQFFIGVTMIAALSYYPLLLAIHRPLGIAILVFAIVRLGNRLTHRPPPFLATMGPVERRVATYSEYLLYALLLAQPLIGWAMLSAAQSPIVLGGALHLPAIAPHNLTLYAVLRTAHTVAAYLLFATFTAHICAVLFHTVGLRDGILRRMSLWPSRNRVDE from the coding sequence ATGGCGGTCATGGTGATCGCGCAGTTCTTCATCGGCGTCACGATGATCGCCGCCCTCAGCTACTACCCGCTGCTGCTCGCGATTCACCGTCCGCTGGGCATCGCGATCCTGGTGTTCGCGATCGTGCGGCTCGGCAACCGGCTGACCCACCGGCCGCCGCCGTTCTTGGCGACGATGGGACCGGTGGAGCGCCGTGTCGCCACCTATTCCGAATATCTGCTGTACGCACTGCTTTTGGCGCAACCACTGATCGGATGGGCGATGCTGTCGGCCGCGCAGTCGCCGATTGTGTTGGGCGGGGCGTTACACCTCCCGGCGATCGCCCCGCACAACCTCACCCTCTACGCCGTGTTGCGCACCGCGCACACGGTTGCCGCCTACCTACTGTTCGCGACGTTCACCGCGCACATCTGTGCGGTGCTGTTCCACACGGTGGGGCTGCGCGATGGCATCCTTCGTCGAATGTCCTTGTGGCCCAGCAGAAACCGCGTCGACGAATAG
- a CDS encoding alpha/beta hydrolase — translation MSVADEKPAVDAILQKVLEAVPFQLSTEIGVEEARRQFSEIPRLPVHPEVRAEDREVPGPAGPIPVRVYRPPTADGATLPVVVFIHGGGWSLGDLDSYDGSARGHAVGADAVVVSVDYRLAPEHPYPAAVDDVWAVTQWVAANADELGVDADRMAVAGDSAGGNLSAVVALLARDAGLPGLRFQLLWYPATTWDTSLPSFTENAQAPILGLDAVAGFSRWYAGHVDLSDPPATLVPARAADLSGLAPAYVAVAGHDPLRDDGIRYAEMLTAAGVPVQLHNAETLVHGYIGYAGVVPAATEAFDRAMTALRDALHG, via the coding sequence ATGTCCGTTGCTGACGAGAAACCGGCTGTCGATGCCATCCTGCAGAAGGTACTGGAGGCAGTGCCGTTCCAACTATCGACCGAGATAGGTGTCGAGGAAGCTCGCCGCCAATTCAGTGAGATTCCCCGCCTGCCGGTCCACCCCGAGGTGCGGGCCGAGGACCGAGAGGTGCCCGGGCCGGCGGGTCCGATCCCGGTGCGGGTGTACCGGCCGCCGACGGCCGACGGCGCGACGCTGCCCGTCGTGGTGTTCATCCACGGCGGCGGCTGGTCCCTCGGTGACCTGGACAGTTACGACGGCAGCGCCCGCGGGCACGCGGTGGGCGCCGACGCCGTGGTGGTGTCGGTGGATTACCGGCTGGCGCCGGAGCACCCCTACCCGGCCGCGGTCGACGACGTCTGGGCGGTGACGCAGTGGGTGGCCGCCAACGCGGACGAACTCGGCGTCGACGCCGACCGGATGGCGGTGGCCGGGGACTCGGCGGGCGGCAATCTCAGCGCGGTCGTCGCGCTGCTCGCGCGCGACGCCGGCCTTCCCGGGCTGCGTTTCCAGTTGCTCTGGTACCCGGCCACGACATGGGACACCAGCCTGCCGTCGTTCACCGAGAACGCGCAGGCGCCGATCCTCGGACTCGACGCCGTCGCGGGGTTCTCCCGCTGGTACGCCGGGCATGTGGACCTGTCCGACCCGCCGGCGACGCTGGTACCGGCCCGCGCGGCGGACCTGTCCGGGCTCGCTCCGGCCTATGTCGCGGTGGCCGGGCACGACCCGTTGCGCGACGACGGCATCCGTTATGCCGAAATGCTGACGGCCGCCGGCGTTCCGGTGCAGTTGCACAACGCCGAGACCCTGGTGCACGGATACATCGGCTATGCCGGTGTGGTCCCGGCGGCGACCGAGGCGTTCGACCGCGCGATGACCGCGCTGCGGGACGCCTTGCACGGCTGA
- a CDS encoding DUF2207 domain-containing protein — MRRLLSWLFTLALIAFGLLWPLIFTGGSVSGAGGPADPVVITDYRADFTVDADGRMSAVETITGDFPSGRHGIFRYWDVANQNNSRIRQVPEITSITLDGAPVNYELLWESGKRFRVAKIGDPDTTLDWGSHVFEIRYTVDGVLDPGTVGADRRFAASTGRPDARSVFYWNVVAPAWNNTIERADISVTLPAEITGAGCSVGYGVGDACADLFTDGNTVRLIATDLQPHTPVTVRAGVDVATPPQLSLPWPYTWDRILGRSVTALVGFAAFTLGMGLLAGYLTRSTVEPPPGFPVQYAPPDGLGPVQTEFIRTETIPTNGLSATLFHLAERGLVELRQVSDKHWKVKGLAKPAEWADVDPVGIDVGAALKVMSPGAEFSAKNTATSGKKLSKAKADMAVAVRKWAFDGGLMVKRRKELWIRVANVAAFFAAVAGFGLWFGIPITLWGLPFAAFVVFSRGAWKGGVGTRRTAAGRELWSRAEGFHRLLSTDSAETRFDFAARKDLYLAYIPFAVAGGAAALWAKKYQDTMGAAAPQPDWYNSSPSSDSSHSFASGSGGGDFDSFESALSSSIGAYTASQSSSSSSGGGSSSSGGGGGGGGGGGGGSW; from the coding sequence ATGCGCCGGCTGTTGTCGTGGTTGTTCACGTTGGCGCTCATCGCGTTTGGCCTGCTGTGGCCGCTGATCTTCACCGGCGGGTCCGTGTCGGGCGCCGGTGGCCCGGCCGATCCGGTGGTGATCACCGACTACCGGGCCGATTTCACGGTCGACGCCGACGGTCGGATGTCCGCGGTAGAGACCATCACCGGCGATTTCCCCAGCGGACGCCACGGCATCTTCCGCTACTGGGATGTCGCCAATCAGAACAACTCCCGGATCCGGCAGGTACCCGAGATCACGTCGATCACGCTCGACGGCGCACCGGTGAACTACGAACTGCTATGGGAGAGCGGCAAGCGGTTTCGGGTGGCCAAGATCGGTGATCCCGACACCACGCTGGACTGGGGCAGTCACGTCTTCGAGATCCGCTACACCGTCGACGGGGTCCTCGATCCGGGCACGGTCGGTGCCGACCGGCGGTTCGCCGCGAGTACCGGCAGACCCGACGCCCGGTCGGTCTTCTACTGGAACGTCGTCGCGCCCGCCTGGAACAACACGATCGAACGGGCGGACATCTCGGTCACCCTGCCAGCCGAGATCACCGGAGCCGGTTGCAGTGTCGGATACGGCGTGGGCGACGCGTGCGCGGATCTGTTCACCGACGGCAACACCGTGCGACTCATCGCGACGGATCTGCAGCCCCACACACCCGTGACCGTGCGGGCCGGTGTGGACGTGGCGACACCGCCACAGCTGAGCCTGCCGTGGCCGTACACCTGGGACCGGATTCTCGGCCGGTCGGTGACCGCGTTGGTCGGGTTCGCGGCGTTCACCCTCGGCATGGGCTTGCTCGCCGGCTACCTGACGCGCTCCACCGTCGAACCGCCGCCCGGTTTCCCGGTCCAGTACGCACCGCCCGACGGGCTCGGGCCGGTGCAGACGGAGTTCATCCGCACCGAGACCATCCCGACCAACGGGCTGAGCGCAACCCTGTTCCACCTCGCCGAGCGTGGACTCGTGGAGCTGCGGCAGGTCAGCGACAAGCACTGGAAGGTCAAAGGTCTCGCGAAGCCGGCCGAGTGGGCCGACGTCGATCCGGTCGGCATCGACGTGGGTGCGGCCCTCAAGGTGATGTCTCCGGGTGCGGAGTTCTCCGCGAAGAACACCGCTACATCGGGCAAGAAGCTGAGCAAGGCCAAGGCCGACATGGCGGTCGCCGTACGCAAGTGGGCCTTCGACGGTGGTCTCATGGTCAAGCGCCGCAAGGAGCTGTGGATCCGGGTGGCCAACGTGGCGGCGTTCTTCGCCGCGGTGGCCGGCTTCGGGCTGTGGTTCGGGATCCCGATCACGTTGTGGGGACTGCCGTTCGCGGCGTTCGTCGTGTTCTCCCGGGGCGCCTGGAAGGGCGGGGTGGGCACTCGGCGTACCGCTGCGGGCCGGGAGCTGTGGTCCCGGGCGGAGGGGTTCCACCGGCTGCTGTCCACCGACTCGGCTGAGACCCGATTCGACTTCGCCGCGCGCAAAGACCTCTACCTGGCCTATATACCGTTCGCGGTGGCCGGCGGTGCGGCCGCACTGTGGGCCAAGAAGTATCAGGACACCATGGGTGCGGCTGCGCCCCAACCGGATTGGTACAACTCGTCGCCATCGTCGGACAGCAGTCACAGTTTCGCCAGCGGTTCCGGCGGCGGGGATTTCGACAGTTTCGAGTCGGCGCTATCGTCATCGATCGGGGCGTACACCGCCTCGCAGTCGTCGTCCTCGTCGTCGGGTGGCGGTTCGTCGTCATCCGGCGGCGGTGGTGGCGGCGGAGGGGGAGGAGGAGGCGGATCATGGTGA
- a CDS encoding catalase family peroxidase: MESDDAPELNRRRALLGLAAAGGVAALGIGGVAEAAGWLRPDALTPADFADRFEQVAGRHEGFRRNHAKGLAATGTFTSTGAGVEVSRAAVFKPGALPVVGRFSLSGGLPDQPDKPDTVRGLGLMFRLPDGEEWRTAMINLPVFPDATPQGFYERMLASRPQPQTGKPDPQAMADFLARHPETAAAMKIIKQDPPSPGFANSTYRGLNAFRATNAEGQTTAVRWAAVPVPHARPAERHQSDDGNVLFDALIDTVALGPISWKLVLTVADPADPTHDATLPWPADRQTIEAGTITLDAVQTEAAGNARDINFDPLVLPDGLAPCDDPLLSARSAVYARSFNRRAREPKSPSAVVVPGGAQ, translated from the coding sequence ATGGAGTCCGATGACGCTCCGGAGCTCAATCGCAGGAGAGCGCTGCTCGGGTTGGCCGCCGCCGGCGGTGTCGCGGCCCTCGGCATCGGTGGCGTCGCCGAGGCGGCGGGCTGGCTGCGGCCCGACGCGCTGACGCCTGCCGATTTCGCCGACCGGTTCGAGCAGGTCGCCGGGCGTCACGAGGGCTTCCGCCGCAATCACGCCAAGGGCCTGGCCGCGACGGGCACCTTCACCAGCACCGGCGCCGGCGTCGAAGTGAGTCGGGCCGCGGTGTTCAAGCCCGGCGCCCTGCCCGTCGTCGGAAGGTTTTCGCTGTCGGGCGGGCTGCCCGATCAACCGGACAAGCCCGACACCGTGCGCGGTCTTGGCCTGATGTTCCGCCTGCCCGACGGCGAAGAGTGGCGTACCGCGATGATCAACCTGCCGGTGTTCCCCGACGCGACGCCCCAGGGCTTCTACGAGCGCATGCTGGCCTCGCGTCCCCAGCCGCAGACCGGCAAGCCGGATCCGCAGGCGATGGCGGACTTTCTGGCCCGCCATCCAGAAACCGCCGCGGCGATGAAAATCATCAAGCAGGATCCGCCGAGCCCCGGGTTCGCCAACAGTACCTACCGTGGCCTCAACGCTTTTCGCGCCACCAACGCCGAGGGGCAGACAACGGCCGTCCGGTGGGCGGCCGTGCCGGTGCCACATGCGCGGCCCGCCGAACGCCACCAGAGCGACGATGGCAATGTCCTCTTCGACGCCCTGATCGACACCGTGGCGCTGGGACCGATCAGCTGGAAGCTGGTCCTCACCGTGGCCGATCCGGCCGATCCGACCCACGATGCGACGCTGCCGTGGCCGGCCGACCGTCAGACGATCGAGGCGGGCACCATCACCCTCGACGCCGTCCAGACCGAAGCGGCCGGGAACGCCCGCGACATCAATTTCGATCCATTGGTCCTGCCGGACGGTCTGGCCCCATGCGACGATCCGCTGTTGAGTGCACGGTCGGCGGTCTATGCGCGCTCGTTCAACCGGCGAGCCCGAGAACCCAAGTCGCCCAGCGCAGTCGTCGTTCCCGGCGGTGCGCAGTGA
- a CDS encoding primosomal protein N': MTITRRAAEHEPIARVLPLLTVPHLDREFDYLVSEEQSDDAQPGVRVRVRFNGRLVDAYLLERRSDTDHTGKLGWLDRVVSPEPVLTAEVRRLVDAVAARYAGTRADVLRLAVPPRHARVEKQTPDEPEPAEPIPVDTTAWARYGRGEQFLSAVGEARAARAVWQALPGENWAHRLTEAAAVALNAGLGVLAVVPDQRDVDALYAAAVDRVAASRVVSLSAGLGPSARYRRWLAVLRGHAQFVIGTRSAVFAPIANLGLILVWDDGDDNLAEPRAPYPHAREVAMLRAHQLRCAAVIGGYARTAEAQALVRTRWAHDVVAARPVVRAAAPRVVALEDSGYAQERDPAAHTARLPSMALQAARSALQAGHPVLIQVPRRGYVPALACARCRAVTRCRHCTGPLALPDRGSAAAECRWCGRAEPALRCVRCGSDAVRAVVVGARRTAEELGRAFAGTQVITSGGDAVIGSVGADPALVVCTPGAEPTAEGGYGAALLLDAWALLGRQDLRAAEDTMRRWMAAAALVRPRTDGGVVAVVAESAIATVQALIRWDPVAHADAELDGRGEVGLPPAVHMAAIDGTTTAVAALLETAQLPELAETLGPVDLPVGARRPPGLEPDAEVGRMLVRVPRDRGLELAAALRRATAVLSARHDQQPCRIQIDPLHIG; this comes from the coding sequence GTGACGATCACCCGCCGCGCCGCCGAGCATGAGCCCATCGCGCGGGTGCTTCCCCTGCTTACCGTGCCGCACCTGGACCGGGAGTTCGATTACCTGGTGTCGGAGGAGCAGTCCGACGACGCCCAGCCCGGCGTGCGTGTCCGGGTCCGGTTCAACGGCAGGCTGGTCGACGCGTACCTCCTGGAGCGGCGGTCGGACACCGACCACACCGGCAAGCTGGGCTGGCTCGATCGGGTGGTCTCGCCCGAACCGGTGCTGACCGCAGAGGTCCGGCGCCTCGTCGACGCGGTTGCCGCCCGCTACGCCGGGACCCGCGCGGATGTCCTGCGCCTGGCGGTACCGCCGCGTCATGCCAGGGTCGAGAAGCAGACGCCGGACGAGCCCGAACCGGCCGAGCCGATTCCCGTGGACACCACCGCCTGGGCCCGGTACGGCCGCGGTGAACAGTTCCTGAGCGCAGTGGGTGAGGCCCGTGCGGCCCGCGCCGTGTGGCAGGCCCTGCCCGGGGAGAACTGGGCGCACCGGCTGACAGAGGCGGCGGCGGTGGCGCTGAACGCCGGGCTGGGGGTGCTGGCCGTGGTGCCCGATCAGCGTGACGTGGACGCGCTGTACGCCGCGGCCGTCGATCGGGTGGCCGCCTCGCGCGTGGTCTCGCTGTCGGCGGGGCTGGGACCGTCGGCCCGCTACCGCCGCTGGCTCGCGGTGCTGCGGGGGCACGCTCAGTTCGTGATCGGCACCCGCAGTGCGGTGTTCGCCCCGATCGCCAACCTCGGGCTGATCCTGGTGTGGGACGACGGTGACGACAACCTCGCCGAGCCACGGGCGCCCTATCCGCACGCGCGTGAGGTCGCGATGCTGCGGGCCCATCAGCTGCGGTGTGCCGCGGTCATCGGCGGTTACGCCCGGACGGCCGAGGCGCAGGCCCTGGTGCGGACCCGATGGGCGCACGACGTGGTGGCCGCTCGTCCGGTGGTCAGGGCCGCCGCGCCCCGCGTCGTCGCCCTGGAGGACAGCGGGTATGCCCAGGAGCGTGATCCGGCCGCGCACACCGCCCGGCTGCCGTCGATGGCGCTGCAGGCGGCACGCTCGGCGCTGCAGGCCGGCCACCCGGTGCTCATCCAGGTCCCGCGCCGCGGATACGTGCCCGCGCTGGCCTGCGCCCGGTGTCGCGCGGTGACCCGCTGCCGGCACTGCACCGGCCCGCTGGCGCTGCCGGATCGGGGCAGCGCGGCTGCCGAATGTCGTTGGTGCGGCCGGGCCGAACCCGCATTGCGTTGCGTGCGTTGCGGATCGGATGCGGTGCGCGCCGTCGTGGTGGGGGCCCGCCGGACCGCGGAGGAATTGGGCCGGGCCTTCGCCGGGACGCAGGTGATCACCTCGGGTGGTGATGCGGTGATCGGCTCCGTCGGGGCCGATCCGGCCCTGGTGGTCTGCACGCCCGGTGCCGAGCCGACCGCCGAGGGCGGTTACGGCGCGGCGCTGTTGCTCGACGCGTGGGCGCTGCTGGGCCGGCAGGATCTGCGCGCCGCCGAGGACACGATGCGACGGTGGATGGCGGCGGCGGCGCTGGTGCGGCCGCGCACCGATGGTGGCGTGGTGGCCGTGGTGGCGGAGTCGGCGATCGCCACGGTGCAGGCGCTGATCCGGTGGGATCCGGTGGCGCACGCCGATGCCGAACTCGACGGCCGCGGTGAGGTCGGGCTGCCGCCCGCGGTGCACATGGCGGCCATCGACGGGACGACGACGGCGGTCGCGGCGCTGCTGGAGACGGCGCAGCTGCCAGAGCTGGCGGAGACGCTCGGCCCGGTGGACCTGCCGGTCGGCGCCCGCCGCCCGCCCGGGCTGGAACCCGATGCCGAGGTGGGCCGAATGCTGGTGCGGGTACCGCGAGACCGCGGCCTGGAGTTGGCGGCCGCGCTGCGCCGGGCCACCGCGGTGCTCAGTGCCCGGCACGATCAGCAGCCGTGCCGTATCCAGATCGACCCCTTGCACATCGGCTAG
- a CDS encoding 26S protease regulatory subunit: protein MAVDPQLLAAIDGAVCADPANRALRLHLADLLLDDGQYVAVLGHCELLLQQSPEDAEALARKNAALAGFGLPTPTTQSTGPEQVPPAPPPPPPPPPQVQAWATADDDDDAIPVSDLMEIVRPELTLDDVAGMDDVKQRLRMSFLEPMRNEELRKSFGHALRSSLLLWGPPGCGKTFLAKSLAGELGLFFIHVGIADILDKWLGNSERNIKNVFDEARQMRPTVLFIDELDALGHKRAQTSSFVRSIVNQLLLELDGATSDNEGLLVLGATNQVWDVDPALLRPGRFDRKVLVLPPDRPAREAILAHHLRTSPTDRLNLASVAERTDGYSGADLAGLCRHAVEFALHDSVRRGTTQPVNQRHLDAALKDTQASTASWFSLAQNYVAFAENRDDYTELERYFAKRKKRR, encoded by the coding sequence ATGGCAGTAGACCCTCAGCTGCTGGCGGCGATCGACGGTGCGGTTTGTGCCGACCCGGCTAATCGGGCACTGCGGCTGCACCTCGCAGATCTGCTCCTCGACGACGGCCAGTACGTCGCCGTGCTCGGCCACTGCGAGCTACTGCTGCAACAGTCGCCGGAGGACGCCGAGGCGCTCGCGCGCAAGAACGCCGCACTCGCGGGTTTCGGCTTGCCCACGCCTACAACACAATCCACTGGTCCCGAGCAGGTTCCACCCGCTCCGCCGCCACCGCCACCACCACCGCCGCAGGTGCAGGCGTGGGCCACGGCCGACGACGATGACGACGCCATCCCGGTGAGCGACTTGATGGAGATCGTCCGGCCGGAGCTCACGCTCGACGACGTGGCCGGCATGGACGACGTGAAGCAGCGGCTGCGGATGAGCTTCCTCGAACCGATGCGCAACGAGGAGCTGCGCAAGTCGTTCGGGCATGCGTTGCGGTCCAGCCTGCTGCTGTGGGGTCCGCCCGGGTGCGGCAAGACGTTCCTGGCCAAGTCCCTGGCGGGCGAGCTCGGGCTGTTCTTCATCCACGTCGGCATCGCCGACATCCTCGACAAGTGGCTCGGCAACAGCGAGCGCAACATCAAGAACGTCTTCGACGAAGCCCGGCAGATGCGCCCGACCGTGTTGTTCATCGACGAGCTCGACGCACTCGGCCACAAGCGCGCCCAGACATCGAGTTTCGTCCGCAGCATCGTCAACCAGTTGCTGCTCGAGCTCGACGGAGCGACCAGCGACAACGAGGGGCTCTTGGTGCTCGGGGCCACCAACCAGGTGTGGGACGTCGACCCCGCGCTGCTCCGGCCCGGCCGCTTCGACCGCAAAGTGCTGGTGCTGCCGCCCGATCGACCCGCCCGAGAGGCGATCCTGGCGCACCATCTGCGCACCAGCCCGACGGATAGGCTCAACCTCGCCTCGGTGGCCGAGCGCACCGACGGCTACTCGGGCGCGGACCTGGCGGGCCTGTGCCGTCACGCCGTCGAGTTCGCGTTGCACGACTCGGTGAGACGCGGCACGACACAACCGGTCAACCAGCGTCACCTCGATGCGGCGCTCAAGGACACCCAGGCCAGCACGGCGTCGTGGTTCAGCCTGGCCCAGAACTACGTCGCGTTCGCCGAAAACCGGGACGACTACACCGAACTCGAGCGCTACTTCGCGAAAAGGAAGAAGCGGCGATGA
- a CDS encoding tetratricopeptide repeat protein, with the protein MTSMAERAAEKVRVLLDLDRNEEAAEAARAGLQSDPNNAELLGLLASARYEGGHAREARKWSERSLAVDPNQAWVHDIRARAILAGAGKPKEALESASAAVRLAHTRAYYRYTLTRAQLEAKQRKNAQSTAESIRTIAPASPLGPLSEAIVEIDRAKFFKINPVWAVVAVVLTRGLVLVFWAIVWLYMYVRRRGPLRRADAHLMEALRLNPGDAFTHRVAAEVARYRFRFIRAVDSTLASAAIDAHMVDATELARGIVRRTSVIAVITFVFWCVLLLSTLSLIPSAAVTALLGTALVIAAAAGVTWLYEEQTKRLPPGVLRLVRRRWGLPATALVMAGWLSIVAGSNNPWGVAIPAGVGAAILLAGFCVLTARLVSARRVV; encoded by the coding sequence ATGACGTCGATGGCCGAGCGGGCGGCGGAGAAGGTGCGGGTGCTTCTCGATCTCGACCGCAATGAAGAAGCTGCCGAGGCGGCTCGCGCCGGGCTGCAGAGCGACCCGAACAACGCCGAGCTGTTGGGACTTCTCGCCTCCGCCCGGTACGAGGGAGGTCACGCACGCGAGGCTCGGAAGTGGTCTGAACGTTCGCTGGCCGTCGATCCGAATCAGGCCTGGGTCCACGATATCCGGGCCCGCGCGATCCTCGCCGGTGCCGGCAAGCCCAAGGAAGCCCTCGAATCTGCCAGTGCCGCAGTGAGGCTCGCGCATACCCGCGCGTACTACCGCTACACGCTGACCCGCGCCCAACTCGAGGCCAAACAGCGGAAGAACGCGCAGTCGACCGCGGAGTCGATCCGAACCATCGCGCCGGCCTCACCGTTGGGCCCACTCTCGGAAGCGATCGTCGAGATCGACCGCGCGAAATTCTTCAAAATCAATCCGGTGTGGGCGGTCGTGGCCGTGGTGTTGACCCGGGGACTCGTCCTGGTGTTCTGGGCCATCGTGTGGCTCTACATGTATGTACGTCGTCGCGGCCCGCTGCGGCGCGCCGACGCCCACCTCATGGAAGCGCTGCGCCTCAACCCGGGCGACGCCTTCACGCATCGAGTCGCTGCCGAGGTCGCCCGCTACCGTTTTCGGTTCATCCGGGCCGTCGACTCCACCCTCGCCTCGGCGGCGATCGACGCGCACATGGTCGACGCGACCGAGCTGGCCCGCGGCATCGTGCGCAGAACCTCGGTGATCGCCGTGATCACGTTCGTCTTCTGGTGCGTGCTTCTGCTGTCGACGCTCAGCTTGATCCCGTCCGCCGCCGTGACAGCCCTCCTCGGCACCGCCCTGGTGATTGCTGCCGCCGCGGGCGTCACCTGGCTCTACGAGGAGCAGACCAAACGGCTACCGCCGGGGGTCCTGCGGCTTGTCCGTCGCCGCTGGGGACTGCCGGCCACGGCGCTGGTGATGGCGGGGTGGTTGTCCATCGTGGCCGGGAGCAACAACCCGTGGGGTGTTGCGATACCAGCCGGGGTCGGCGCAGCGATCCTGCTGGCCGGCTTCTGCGTGCTGACCGCGAGGCTGGTGTCAGCCAGGCGGGTTGTCTGA
- a CDS encoding MarR family winged helix-turn-helix transcriptional regulator, with protein sequence MKATPEDPVDAIAAAWKRELPTVPVHSIGIVTRVWHIAKLLGDDRTRLLRDHHADTATLDLLSTLRRHGEPYRMTTRELAAASLITAGAITQRVDRAEAQGLVKRTGRRESRTVDVELTAHGRATVDDLVATVLARECQLLDGLPRRQQEQLERTLKLLLDHLSTVLGADRQPGHVGHSSTGHRA encoded by the coding sequence ATGAAGGCAACGCCAGAAGATCCCGTCGATGCGATCGCCGCCGCTTGGAAGCGCGAATTACCCACTGTTCCAGTGCATTCGATCGGGATCGTGACGCGGGTATGGCACATCGCGAAACTCCTCGGTGACGACCGGACCCGCCTGCTGCGCGATCACCACGCCGACACGGCCACCCTGGACCTCCTATCCACGTTGCGCCGCCACGGCGAGCCGTATCGCATGACCACCCGTGAGCTGGCGGCGGCCTCACTCATCACTGCCGGGGCGATTACCCAACGCGTGGATCGGGCAGAAGCGCAAGGTCTGGTGAAACGAACTGGCCGTCGCGAGTCACGCACCGTCGACGTCGAACTCACCGCACATGGCCGGGCGACGGTCGACGACCTCGTCGCCACGGTCCTGGCGCGTGAGTGTCAGCTACTCGACGGCCTACCGAGGCGTCAGCAGGAACAGCTCGAGCGCACCCTCAAACTGCTGCTCGATCACCTTTCGACTGTCCTGGGCGCCGATCGGCAGCCCGGGCATGTCGGGCACTCCTCCACCGGGCACCGCGCATGA
- a CDS encoding SDR family NAD(P)-dependent oxidoreductase, with protein sequence MRTVVVTGGGTGIGREVAAQFAAEGCEVVITGRREDVLQKAVDEIDGSVRAIVMDGTDPEQTADVARGIGTVDVLVNNAGGNTDFDRGEPRTLVDVADAWRRNVDSNLITAVLMTTAILPAMPTGSAVITIGSIAADKGAGSYGAAKAAVASWNVDLARQIGGRGITANIVSPGYIADTEFFRDKLTDDRKNSLIDATMTHRAGAPSDIAATVRFLASPGARQITGQTIAVNGGEWTTR encoded by the coding sequence ATGCGCACTGTCGTAGTCACCGGTGGCGGTACGGGAATCGGCCGCGAGGTTGCCGCTCAGTTCGCTGCGGAGGGTTGCGAGGTCGTCATCACAGGCCGCCGCGAAGACGTCCTCCAAAAGGCGGTGGACGAGATCGACGGCTCGGTTCGCGCCATCGTCATGGACGGCACCGACCCCGAGCAGACCGCTGACGTGGCGCGTGGGATCGGCACCGTCGACGTGTTGGTCAACAATGCCGGCGGTAACACCGATTTCGACCGGGGTGAACCGCGTACTTTGGTCGACGTCGCCGACGCATGGCGCCGGAACGTGGACAGCAACTTGATCACCGCCGTGTTGATGACCACGGCGATACTTCCCGCCATGCCCACTGGGTCAGCCGTCATCACGATCGGTTCGATCGCCGCCGACAAAGGAGCCGGTTCATACGGAGCCGCCAAGGCGGCCGTCGCGTCCTGGAACGTCGACCTCGCCCGGCAGATCGGCGGTCGAGGCATCACCGCCAACATCGTCTCACCGGGCTACATCGCCGATACCGAGTTCTTCAGAGACAAGCTCACCGACGATCGGAAGAATTCTCTGATCGATGCGACGATGACGCATCGGGCGGGTGCGCCCAGTGACATCGCGGCGACCGTGCGGTTCCTTGCCTCGCCGGGCGCACGGCAGATCACCGGACAAACCATCGCCGTCAACGGGGGAGAGTGGACCACTCGTTAG
- a CDS encoding lysoplasmalogenase, giving the protein MASTAGFSSATDIPPPYAHRRTVWLWGAAAGVGAAYGIFLLVVALRSPAGAVLTGQFFAQPAVKALPALLLAAAAWAHPIVRERRWLVGALVFSALGDFLLAIPWWEPSFVLGLAAFLVAHLCFLGALLPLARRSTPRLIGVALTILACLALLTWFWPRLVEQGMAVPVVAYIAVLGAMVCTALLARLPTPWTAAGAVCFAVSDSMIGISEFVRGDQLLAVPIWWAYATSLLLITAGLFFGRASDKSAKAVK; this is encoded by the coding sequence ATGGCATCGACAGCCGGTTTCTCGTCAGCAACGGACATTCCGCCACCGTACGCACACCGCCGCACGGTGTGGTTGTGGGGCGCCGCCGCGGGCGTCGGCGCGGCCTATGGCATCTTCCTGCTCGTGGTGGCGCTGCGCTCGCCGGCCGGTGCGGTTCTCACCGGTCAGTTCTTCGCCCAACCAGCGGTCAAGGCGTTGCCCGCGTTGCTGCTGGCGGCCGCCGCGTGGGCGCATCCGATCGTGCGGGAACGCCGCTGGCTGGTCGGGGCGCTGGTGTTCTCGGCACTCGGCGACTTCCTGCTCGCGATCCCGTGGTGGGAGCCGTCGTTCGTGCTCGGGCTGGCGGCGTTCCTGGTCGCGCACCTGTGCTTTCTCGGCGCGCTGCTGCCGCTGGCCCGCCGCTCGACGCCGCGCCTGATCGGCGTCGCGCTCACGATCCTGGCCTGCCTGGCGCTGCTGACCTGGTTCTGGCCCCGGCTCGTCGAACAGGGGATGGCCGTGCCGGTGGTCGCCTATATCGCGGTGCTCGGCGCCATGGTGTGCACGGCCCTGCTGGCCCGGTTGCCCACGCCGTGGACCGCGGCCGGTGCGGTCTGTTTCGCGGTGTCGGACTCCATGATCGGGATCAGCGAGTTCGTCCGGGGTGACCAACTGCTCGCCGTGCCGATCTGGTGGGCGTACGCGACGTCGCTGCTGCTGATCACGGCGGGCCTGTTCTTCGGCCGGGCGTCAGACAAGTCTGCTAAAGCTGTGAAGTGA